The Lolium rigidum isolate FL_2022 chromosome 1, APGP_CSIRO_Lrig_0.1, whole genome shotgun sequence region CAACAGATCATATTGATCAGTTCAAGGAGTAACTAAATGAAGCCTCAGTCTACACCTTGGAATTTTTCATTGCTGCTGGCGCACTGAAAACTACAAGAGGACAGAACATCTATTCAGAATTAAGATTACTCGACAAAGGAAAGTGCATGAAGTCGTTCTGAAGGAAACAATGCAGTCCTAGCAGGTGCTCCCTGCATACCACGTTTGATCTGCTGTCTTGCTTAAATGAGGCAATTGGCCATTTTGCTTATTTAGATATTTGAGTATTTCATCTTACTCTCTCAGTTGCTTCAGTATGTAAGTGTTTCCTTTCAAAAGTCTTCAATTTGTCGACAACTTCTTGGCCAGCGCATTTCCAAACTAATATGTTAGGTGGAGATATTGTCCATAGAGAACTTTGGTCATTTTCCTTGGTGCGTTTCTGTTGTGGTTGGTTAGCTGATTATAGTTCCGCGAGGCTAGGCCATATATTTTGCTTATAGGCTGTCTGCACCTGCAATGTTTCAAGTTCTGCTTTTCTTTAGTGCTCAATTGATAGGATTCATTGAGCTACTGCGTACTTTTCAGGTGACGATGATGAAGTGGCATAGCATACATATCAAGTCCAGCCAGCATCTGAAAACAAAAAAGATAACTGATTTAAacagatcacataaataaatgttCGCATATTCACCTTTTTTTATTTCGTGTGGATAAATGGGCTGACTGCTAATTATTTCGAGCATGTAGTTAAAGGAATTGCAAATTTTATAGAAAAAGAATTTATTATTTTGGTCTAACAAGTAGCAGATGAAATCACGGCATAATAAATTTTTGCACAAAAACGTTAGGAGCATAGAGGCATTGTTCTGAAATAATTTCCATAGTGATACACGTCACCATTCTTTTAGCATACTGTGGCATTTGTAAGGGCAATCAAATTACATTACTATGTTATATGCTACATGATGATATAAGAATACTATTGTAGGCCTTATGTTTACTGCTTAGATATCTGAATAAAGTTCTGCAAGCAGGTGTGCTGAACTTAATCAGGGGGATAGGAACCTGAAGTTGATTTGCTTAGATCACTTTCTATGGCAGATCCAATTCTTACAAGGACGGAGGAAGCTTTGCGATGGTCAGTTCCCTACCTGGAAGAGCTAGCTGAAGATTTCATGTAGTTTATGAACACCTATTCTTAGAGCTGGAGACTCGAAACATCGGTGTATGCCATACCAGTCTAGACTTATAAACTTTCGTTTGCCGTTCTTTTATATTGGTTGCCATGACAATTGACAAGAGTATGATAGTTATCTGTAGATACGGAGCATGATTTGTCCTGTTTGCTTGTGCATAGCGGATGTTTTTGCACATCTGCATTGATTTAGCGCTTTTGCTAACTAAAATGCCCACCTAATTTATCCATCATCTACTCCTTAGTTATTTACAATCGACATAATATAATTTAATtaatatcttttaccttttttcaGGCCAATGAGAGCCCTGACCTGAAAATAAAACAACAAGAGGCATTCAGTGAAGCCTCAGGTTTGACGACAAAAAAATTATGTTCAGTCAAGCCTCAAAATATGCCATACCGAAGACCTATGTGCCCAAAATAATAAATCAGGTATGTATCTTTGTTGCCCTATAGTAGTTAAGTACAAAAATGGATGCCAAGTCATAATTATGAACGCTCCCTTAATAATTCTCATGTACCCAGCGTTTACATGTGTCGACATGTCGTTCTTGCATCTATTACTTTAGTAGACAAAGGTGTCAAATTCTATCAGTCTGGCTCAGGATACATATAGGCCGAAATAGTCTTCAAAACTGCATGTATATATTCTGAAATAGCTGAAATCAGTTGTGGGTATAAATGTACTTTGTCTCATCTCTTCAAGAACCATTGGTGATTATTTCCATCTCCCTAATTGATTGCTGTATTGCCCCACTCAGAATGGAGTCGGCACGCTCTAGATATATGGCTCTGAGGTAGAGAAGGTGATCTGCTTCACTGGAATCTACTTTCGGATGGTGGTGTCTGAAGAATTGATGTTTGATTACACCTCTACTTATATCCTGTAGTTTGCTTCTGCGTCAGTTTTCTGGGCTGAGAAGTTtgagttctgtaatggttttgccTGGGTGTATTGGCTTGCTCCTGCGGGGCACTTAGTTCTACAATCTGTAATCGATCTAAAAATTGTATAactggtgtttttttttttacttttgaacTACAGCTGGTTTGTGAGACATTGTTAAGTTTTCTTTAATAATACAATACCATATTTTATTCTTCCACATCACGGCCACTCTACGGGcgtggcgtgccgccgcgccattgctTCCTAGTACTAACTGacaattttgtttttcaaggCAGTGACTTTTGACGTTTGCAAGGATGCACTTCTCCTCCTCATACAATTTTCTCCTATAAGTAAAGAGTTAACCATTTGCTCGCCTTGCAGCTTTGAAACGGCACCAAATTGCACCTTGAACCAAGCAGCTAGCTATGGCGTCTGCTGAAAGCGACAAGTACCGATCTTTCATGCATGGCGAGGGCGAGAAGAGCACCGTGTGGAGGCTTGGAGCCCCTCCCAACTACGACGTGGTCAACAAGCTCTTCGAGGAAGAGAGGACCAAGGTACTTTACTAAACAGCTGACCTACGGATGCATCACATAATGCCTCTTTTCCAAGTTAGCAGGCACAACTTTAGTCAGAATTTGTCTAGATACGACGGGGCTCATTTTGAATGAGAAAAAAAATGGACACTTAATATGAAATGGAGTGAGTATTCCTGCCGTGTTGATGATGAACGGCGTCGGTAGTACACTGAACAAAAAGATCTTCTGTCCACACAAATTATCATCTTCATGATTCACTGGAACAGGAATGGCCAGAGGGGTCTCTGGAGGAGAAGGTCCAGCGCTTGCTCAAGACCTGGGAGATGGAGATGGTCCACAAGGTGCGCCCTGAGGACCAGAAGAGCGTTCACTCCCATGGATTCAGCGCAAGCACCAACGGTGAGTCCTCACCGCCCCACACCACACTTCCACACAATCGACAGACGATCGATGCCCCATAAGTTGTCCGTGCAACGTAAACGAATTGACAATTTACAGGTATGAAGCCCCTGACACGGAATGAGATTTCGGCCATTGGCGGCTACAACGCGTTCCTGGCGACCACCCTGCCGCCGGAGCACCGCATCTACGACCCAGAGAAAGAGTCCGTCGAGTCAGGCATGTCGACGTTCCTCACGGCGTTTCCCCGAGGCTTCGCCATCGAAGTGCTGGATGTCTACAGCGGGCCGCCGAGGATCGCCTTCAAGTTCAGGCACTGGGGGTACATGGAGGGCCCGTTCAAAGACCACCCTCCTCACGGCCAGCGCGTCGAGTTCTTTGGAGTCTGCATCTTCCATGTAAGTTTGGCTGCTATAATATATGAAGTCTGAGATGTGCTGCACAGCTAGGGCATCTTTACAAAAACAGAGTAGACACTGAGCAAACAATGTGATGATAGGTTGATGAGGACTCGAAGGTGGAGAAGGCAGAGTACTTCTACGAGCGTGGCAACTTCCTGGCGAGCTTCTTGAGTGCGCCTGCTTCTGCTCCTGCTCCTCTTGCATCGGCTTCAGGCTGCCCTGTGATGAGAGCAGATTAAAGCGCAGTCGGATTAATGAAACAACATGTCATCAGGGTACAGTACGACCAGTCGATCACCTCCAGGCTCCAGCGTCTCTGATTGGCATGGTTCCATCTTGTCAAGAAAATCTTTGAAATAAGACAAATATATTTTGATCCATGCATGATTGTCTACTTCGGTACTTGATATTTCTAGATCCTTCAAGTGACAAAACCATCTATAATTTGTCCCTTGCTTTGCTAAAAACAGCTTTGATGATGACGATGGTTTCACATATCCTAGTGACCAAAATCTACAGGGATGATATAACTAAGGTTTACCTATTGGGAAACGAAAGTCTCACTACCACTTTCATCAATCTATAAGGAGGTGAGGGAGGCGATTTTCCAAAGTGAGCACAATTGCCCCTTTCGTGGTAGAATTTTTCATATGTTTTACGAAACTTGCAGTATACTatttcccgatgtttctccaaatATTTAAGTTAAGAAGCTTCCGAAATttaatttggctcccgggtgcgtatgctccctc contains the following coding sequences:
- the LOC124675171 gene encoding pathogen-related protein-like; the encoded protein is MASAESDKYRSFMHGEGEKSTVWRLGAPPNYDVVNKLFEEERTKEWPEGSLEEKVQRLLKTWEMEMVHKVRPEDQKSVHSHGFSASTNGMKPLTRNEISAIGGYNAFLATTLPPEHRIYDPEKESVESGMSTFLTAFPRGFAIEVLDVYSGPPRIAFKFRHWGYMEGPFKDHPPHGQRVEFFGVCIFHVDEDSKVEKAEYFYERGNFLASFLSAPASAPAPLASASGCPVMRAD